The genome window GTGCCTCCCTGATGTATTATTTCatctttgtgtgtattttttaggACCAGGATAAGGAATATGTGGGTTTTGCAACGCTGCCAAACCAGGTGCACCGCAAGTCAGTGAAGAAGGGATTTGACTTCACGCTCATGGTGGCAGGTAAGTCCTCGTTTGCACATGAGCAGACATTTGATCTTAAGCCCACCTTTTACTATGAAGAGACATCACAAAATCTTAAACCTCGCTCTTTTCGTCtttgttgttctttgtttgaAGGGGAGTCTGGCCTGGGAAAGTCCACCCTGGTCAACAGTCTCTTTCTCACAGATCTTTACAAAGATAGAAAGCTGCTTAATGCTGAAGGTGaggttttaatatatttttttgttttttaaacatttgccCTACAATATCTCATGGCTGATATTAAGTACAGTGGTCTGTTTGTGTCCTTCCCCTAGAGCGAATCACACAAACGGTAGAAATCACCAAACACACAGTGGATATAGAAGAGAAAGGTGTCAAACTGAAGCTCACCATCGTGGACACCCCTGGGTTTGGGGATGCTGTAAACAACACTGAATGGTACATGTCAAAAATctttaatgaataaaataaccTGAAATGAAAAACCAAAATGAAACTATTCACAGAGCATAGATGGATAACTTCATTTTAGCTCTGCTGTGTTTGAAAAGTCATGTGCAGTATTTTGGATGTTGCACAGCCTGCATTGCCCCAGAGACTGAATGTCCCTGTGTGTTTCTGCTCTAGCTGGAAGTCAGTGGCTGACTACATCGACCAGCAGTTTGAGCAGTACTTCAGGGACGAGAGTGGCCTCAACCGCAAGAACATCCAGGACAACCGCGTACACTGCTGCCTCTATTTCATCTCACCCTTTGGTCATGGGTATGACAAATTCTCAGTGCTCTCATAGGGATTAgttagctctctctctctctctctctctctctgtctctctctctctctctctctctctctctctctctctctctctctctctctctctctctctcatcacccCTAATAATGGCAAATATTAACCCCTGCCCTTTCTACTGCAGGATGTAATGTCTGTGCTGGCATTTGCATCAGACCTGTGACTACCTTCACCTTCCCTAAATAACATGCACacagcttctttttttcctgcacACACAACCACCTAAGTAATTGGGATTTATCGTCAATATCTAGTGCACCAGTACTTACTTGCAGTGCATTTAGCCCCATGAATTGTTAATGCAGTGGGGTCTTGCCTAGAGTTAAAGCAGTTCTGCAGCTGACTTCAGGTGAATTTACATCTAGTGCAGTACTCTAATCAATTGTTTGTGCTGATGTGGTTCTTTTTGCTGCAGTTGTGCACGTGCACTGTTCCACATCACTGTGCTCATTAAAGAACAAATATGCCGTAAACCTCAAGTAATGCTGCAGTGCAAGTCGCAGTGATGGAGAAACTGCTCCCTCTGTTGATGAGCTTCAGCCATTACTCATCAGACACCAAGAGGTCCCTTAGAGCAAACCTCTGCCACCACTGATTGACCACATCTTATGTCTTACAGTACATTTTATGCTGCCAACATACATCTACAGTCAGGATAAAAGCATGTTTGTTAGCAGAAAAACACATCTTGATCATCACCAAGATAAATTCCTTGTCCCTTGATCCCAGCAACTGTCATTTATGGACATTTATGGAAATCTGTTTCTATGTTTTCATTATCTCACTGATATATACACAATGAAATGTGTTCCTTTaatggtagtctatatcgacgacgtttcatttccaggattgcaGGTGCAGcctgtccgtcaccttccgctttctttgtgttggcattttaaactccggtcgattttaTGAGGGcaatggttaactgctcctcagatctctgtagggtaaatccagacagctagctagactgtagaatttgagttttctgttgcacgactaaaacaacctttgaacgtacacatgttccaccaaaacaagttccttcccgaggctattttgcagaggcaccgtggctctgtccggcgcctAGCCCAAGACGATtttgactggtttaaagaaatggcaataaaccagagcacgtctttctcccatccctgaatgctttgtggtctagccagaccctcctctgcagcgctatggaggaaggtctggcaatgcgagactactttgAGGGTATTGTGCCTCACTCTATTTAATGTACATGTATGTTCCGTGTCTCTTCTAGCCTCCGGCCTTTGGATGTGGAATTTATGAAAGCTCTACATGAGAAGGTTAACATCGTCCCCATTTTGGCCAAAGCAGACACACTCACCCCTAGTGAggtcaagaagaagaaaatcaaGGCAAGGCTGATCTCAATCAATAAACTGTTGATCTATACGTGTTTTAACTGTCATTACATAGCAGAGATTCACACAACTCATGTATCACTCTTCTACAGTCAAAATACATGTTTTCACTCTGTACTTTCTCTGTTGTCTATGTCCTCGTAGATCCGAGAGGAGATTGAGCAGTATGGTATCAAGATTTACCAGTTCCCCGACTGTGACTCCGACGAAGATGAGGACTTTAAGCAGCAGGACCTTCAGCTGAAGGTGAGAGACAGAGCTGCTCTGTGTatttctctctgctctttctgtCCATTGTCTTTTATACAATTTGGAGTTTGCATACTGTTGATGTCAACACTGCACTTTGTTGACAATGTGCAAAACTGGATGCCCACATGGATCTTTCAATAAACAAGAATAAACATAGCACTAATAGCAAGTACATGTATAtcataatacatttttgttctttttttgcagGATTTTCAGTTTTAGACACTTTTGTTGTCATGAACACATTAAAAGAAGATTATCCACTTAATAGAGTGCAGttatgttaaaatatatatacagacaATATAACACAAGCCCTTGGCAGTCAGTCCACTACGGACTACACAGTCTTGATGAGTCAATTGTTTTTTGCTCTCTTGGCAGCGAGGACACAGTCAGTGTGTCAGTATATCTCTCTTTGCCTCTGTCCTTGAGTAGCCTCTGATAAGAGCACTGTGTTAACTGCAGCAGAGAAAGGACAAATGGGAATATGAGATGGAAGAATTGAAATAATGAATGGAAAgttatgatttatttaaaataaaaatatggagAGTAGTTTCAGATGAGAGCAGAAATGATAAAGGAATAATAAAGGAAAGATGGCACTGAGTAGGCAAATGTGgaaaagtaaaaacataacaataaacacatcTGCACTGCAGCACTCACTGGTCCAATCTTAATTAATCTACTGTACACCCTCCCCTGCCAGATATCTTTGAAACATCGTTTTCATTTTACCATCCTTTTCTGTTCTCCCTACAAGGAAAGCATTCCCTTTGCAGTGATTGGCAGCAACACAGTGGTGGAGGCCAAAGGGAAGAGGGTGCGAGGCCGTCTCTATCCCTGGGGCATCGTAGAGGGTAGGCCTGTTCTCCTACTCCATCACAAGTTAAAGTGGTTTATAGTAACAGCATGTAAAACAGTCTTTAGAGACACTGCATACGTGTTGTATTGACGTATATACAGAAAAAGTTGCTAATGacagtgcttgtgtgtgtgttcattgatCCTTTATGCTTTTTTGAAAATTGTTATTCAGCGTTGCCTACATGATTCAGTATCAGCAGTTTTTAAGAATGCTAAATATATTGTTGAAATTGATCCTCACACTGTGGTTTGCAGTGGAGAACTCGGCACACTGTGACTTTGTGAAGCTGAGGAACATGCTTGTTCGCACACATATGCAAGATCTGAAGGACGTGACCCGGGAGACTCACTACGAGAACTACAGAGCCCATTGCATCCAGAGCATGACACGCATGGTTGTGAAGGAACGCAACCGCAAGTACGCTTACACTGAATAAAGGGGAGACCTTTACATACTGCAATGAAGTGTAGAACTAGCAGACATTTAAATATCAAGACAtaagatatataaaaaaatatagacATTTAAAGAccaatatttctttatttaggTATTTTTCAGTGTATTTAATGggtaacaaaatattttcatattatattttttattgtctATATTCAGCCTCACAGGCACATGTAAATTAGTTACAATATTTCCTGATTCTTCTATTTGGTATTTTTGCTGTAAGTATTAATGAGGTCTGTCAACAGCATTAGTTTGACAGCAACTAATTTCCAAGTGCTCGAGGCAGATTTAAATTACTTTACGTATTGTGCTGTGCAGACGACAGTTTTTGAGTTTGAGATGATGACTGTGATAAGTAGACTTACACTGAAGATCAGCCATAGCTCAGGTCTTGATCTATTGTCTGCGTGCGTATGTGCTGTCCCTTTAAGACATTGATGTCTGGGCACAGTGATATTGCCATGCTCAACACAGATACACTGTTTATTTGCTACCAAACATTTTCCATGTTCACTGACCCACCTAGAATTTTAGCCTCACCCTTTGTGATACAGTAAATGTTGAATTCCTCTATAACGTGTATCTCTCTGCAGTAAACTTACCAGAGAGAGCGGCACAGACTTCCCCATCCCCGTGGGGCCTGGAGTGGCGGACAGCGATACAGAAAAGCTCATCCGAGAGAAAGATGAGGAGGTACGGCGCGCCCACCAACAACCGGACTCGCGCCACCAACATGAGCATGAGTCTGAACACAATTCTGCTCACCATGAGCATTCAGACTCTCAGcacaacacagagacacgctCAGATCAGAGAGATCTTTCTGATGAGGCCCTCTGAGTGTCTTTAGCTCACAGATTTTATTTATCCATAAGATTTCTTTGAAGCACATTCGGGTCATGTTTTCTGAGGTTGACGATGAGTAGCCACAAAAACATGAATTGGTGTAATTGAACATTTAAACCCCTACTCCCCTGTCCTCGTAAGTCCTTTGGCCCTTTGAACTGTGGGTTGGAAAATGTTTTCATAATCCCACTTTTAGTGGTCAAGGAGTCAACACTGATTTTCACCCTGCGTTAGTTAATCTTGTTTCATGGCAAGTTATGCACAGTCAGTTGTTGTGCAAACAAGGTTAAATATTGTTAGAATTCAACAATAGTTTTTTAATACCCCAGCAATTATATTTGTATAAATTAGTATGCAATATGATATAAATTGTTGCTTTGGGAAATATTCTTAGAGGAAATATCAttagattatatatataaatatatgtgtgtgtgtgtgtgtgtgtatatatatatatatatatatatatattagggctgtcaaaataacgtgttaatttcgattaattaatctgagaaaaaataacgcattaaaaaaaataacgcagattaatccattccatattgaggtttgacccggagccgttctagccaccattggactgtaaaatgaaggagggagacgagaatgtgctgcctggatcattaactggaacatttacttgtaaaaatcttcttcctgccaaccctggctaccaaaatctggtgccactgatatgtctgctcttctctctgatgctctgaaacacactatacaggcaacacaaacaccgctgcatgtgacgctagttaacactatactcaacagcagctaacgttagcctaccgctagctagtagctggattaaacacggttacaatgctgacagctaacgctgaacggtgtaaagtctgactgtgttttactgtagaggactgggACTCAACagcggtatgtaacaatctgccatcggaaaaacaacacagacggtgcgttcagtGAAACTAGTAAACTACAGATTCGTgatgcatttgaagttattgtaaatgtccttggtggttgtttttgtcgttcaacagcaatttactagtgaaataagttattgttattgttatacattgttattaaatcatttaattttgaccatatggccttagcaataaacaagccgttctttaatgtcaccaactgttgtttagtaccctttgttttcttttctttttttactttcttaaaaagtatcagttcaggcaccgttaattatgtatgcgattaatttcgattaattaatcacagtctgtaattaattagattaatttttttaatcgattgacagccctaatatatatatgtatgtatatatatatatatatatatatatatatatgtatatatatatatatatatgtgtgtgtatatatatatatatatatatatatatatatatatatatatatatatatatatatatatatatatatataatatatatatgtgtgtatatatatatatatatatgtgtatatatatatgtgtgtatatatatatatatatatatatatatatgtgtgtatatatatatatgtatgtatatatgtatatatatatatatatatatgtgtgtgtgtatatatatatatatatgtgtgtgtgtatatatatatatatatgtgtgtgtgtgtatatatatatatatgtgtgtatatgtatgtgtgtatgtatatatatatatatatatatatatatatatatatatatatatatatatagtatatatatatgatatatatatatatatatatatatatatatatatatatatatatatatatatatatatatatatatatatatatatatatatatatgtatatatatatatgtatgtgtatatatatatatatatatatatatatatatatatgtgtgtgtatatgtatatatatgtgtgtatatgtgtatatatgtatatatatgtatatatgtgtatatatgtatatatgtgtatatatatatatatatatatatgtatatatgtgtatatatatatatatatatgtatatatgtgtatatatatatatatgtgtatatatatatatatatatatgtatatgtatatatatgtatatatatatatatatgtgtgtatatatatgtatatatatatatgtatatgtgtgtatatatgtgtgtatatatatgtatatatatatgtatatatgtgtgtatatatatatatgtatatgtgtatatatatatgtgtgtatatgtgtgtatatatatatatgtgtatatgtatatatatatatatgtgtatatgtatatatatatatatgtgtatatatatatatatatatgtatatatatatatatatatgtatatatatatatatatatatatatgtatatatatgtgtgtatatatatatatatatatatgtgtgtatatatatatatatatatatgtatatatatattatatatatatatatatatatatatatatatatatgtgtatatatatatatgtgtatatatatatgtgtatatatgtgtgtatatatatatatatatatatatatatatatatgtatgtgtatatatatatatatatgtatgtgtgtatatatatatatatatatatatatatgtatgtatgtatgtatgtatgtatgtatatatatatatatatatatatatatatatatatatatatatatatatatatatatatatatatatatatatgtgtgtgtataattttttaggcttttaatattttaattctTTCAATATCGTATGACCCCAGTCCCTGTGATCACGTTCCAGTTAACTAAAGATGAACTGAGCAGACATACATAATTGTACATGGTGTTGGTTTTTATTATAATCAAATAATAGATGGATAAATTTGTTCATGGTGAATGATCACAAACGTTATGCTTCCACTTCCTAACCCCTTCCCCACTAAATCTATTTATTTTATCAAATAAAGAGCTAATTTCTCctcagttgtttttatttttttgtgtaacaAACATTAACATGTGGTTAAACACAAcaatagagctgcaacgatcaactaatcaattaattggaaactattttgataatcgtttCATTCATTGCTTAAGCACAAATGCAAAACACTTTGtgtttccagcttctcaaatgtgcgAACTTGTTGCTTCTTCTTGTCTTAGAttatattaaaattaatatttttggGTTGTTCAGACAACAAGACATTTGGTGATGCCACTGTGGGCTGTAGGAAACTGTAATGGGTATTTTCTTACTGTTTCCCAATGTGGAGTAGACCGAATgaataatcgattattttaattattgattaatcagacaatttttttttccgaTTAATCGGTTACTCAAAATAACTTCAATAACTGTGACGCTGTACTATCTCACTATGTATTGGGAAAGTGGAAAAAGGGAAACTGTTTGCCGTTGGGTGCTATATTTGATGAAtcagtacaacaaaaagcaCAATCCCAGCACAAAACTCTTTTGCTAAATAACTTATGTGATAAATCTAAAAGAACAAATTTGAGTTTATGTCTTTTGACCCCCCTAAAGCCAAAGAACTCAACATGATTAATTGGTTACCCAGATATGAGTATATTTTGCTGCTTTTGTAATATTGAATACATTCTAGTGTAGGTGAAGCGGCGGGTGGAGGAGCCAGGGGTTCCCTGCAGTTCAGTGCAGGTCACATAATCTACAAAGAACAGTCCGATCTCCCGAGTGGTATTGATTTGTTGTCTGTGCAGTATCGTGTAAATAATTAGCCTGTTTAAAAGGCTGCACCACAGTAGATGTGTAAACTTGTGGATGTGTCAAATTAAACTGTAGCACTAACACTTGTCTTATCTCTCCTCACAGTTGCGGCGGATGCAGGAGATGCTGGAGAGGATCCAAGATCAAATGCACACTCAGAAAGATGGCTATTAACGCAGGACAGCACAGTGTACATGtatatgtttctctgtaactGGGATAAAAACAAAAACGCCTTTATTCTTCTCCAGAACATTGACATCCCTATGTGTCCACCCAACCACCACTCAACCTCATCAACAGCACGTTACACTTGGATCAGGGACCTGCGAGGAGGTTGTAAGATGTTCTGACATTTTCAGCTTCCCTTTATCCTCTCGACATTATGGCACTACTGCTGCAAAACACTTGACCCTCTACTGTTTTCTGTTCTGAcaactttaaaataatttaaaaaacaggtttgtttgtttaaataaacttTAATGGTAAGGAGGGTGGAATAGCAGCGTATGTTGCGATCTGATTTTTCAAAATCTGAAATTTATTTAGCCACATGATCATagtgttgttttattttttacatgagGTCTGATATGCGGTTTACATGTGGTGACCtgctcagatttttttttttaagcatactTTTCTGGTGCaggtgtttattttttatattatcttTATAGGTCAACATGCATACTGTAATAATTTAATTTCCTATATTACACTCATAAACATTTGTTCTACTGTTTATCATCTTTTATGTGTTCCTGGTTTTATTTAAACTACAGTGCTTGACATTATGTATGGATGATTGTTTTATGTAGATTCCCCTTCAGCAGATGTTCCTGTTGGTGAATTTGGTTTAATCTTAATGCGAGTATTGTTTAGATTAGTTGAAAATTTTGTTTTATCAATGTCTGCATGTTAATCATACTTGCCACATCTGCTGCCTGACAGCATGGATGTTAGTGGCTCCGCTCAATCTTGGCCAGTCTTAACTCACTGCAACGCTTACTGATGCCATATCAACATTTCAAATAATCTTACTTTTTACATGGCAAAGGAGTCCATTATTATTTTGAGAATTCCCCCATAACGGAGTTGTTTTAAAGTCAGTTCATCTCATGACAAAACCAACAGTTCACATGTGAGAGCTGAGGAAACCTGTTAGTCATTAGAGATGATGAGGACTTTGATAAGACAAGACCCTTTGATTTGCATGATGTGAGTGTCCAAGGGAAGGGTCGCCTCAAAGGCCATgcagtgtatttatttttgcatgTGTTATGTGAAGGATTCTCAGATTGCAGATCAATTAAGTGATCATAAGGTTATTTATGGGCAATTAAAATATGTAGCTACTTAAATGTTGGGGAAAATATATTGGAAGgaggtggattttgttattgtatttTGGTTGGTTATAATTATGTCCTCAGTTCAAGGGAACTTATATGTTGGATGTGTGCTAACCTTAATGTTTATCTTATAATCAAAGCCAACAAAGACAAACCTAAATTTtcgatttttctttttaaagtgtgAAATTAGTTTTGTATTGACATGAAGAATATGACTTATCAAAGCCAATAGTAATGAACAGAATTATTGGATTAACTTGATTCTCCTGCTAATTGTTTCTATGATCATAAGTGCAACCTTTTTTTGGAAATGAGATGACTCTGCCATGTTGGGTGACCTttgttatgttaaaaaaaaaagtacattccTCGAGCTTCTGTCCCAGAGTCAGGTATTACATTTGTTTCTGaatttgttttatattaaatTTGTCTTTTGTTATTCTACTTTTTGGAGTATATTTATGTAATACATGTATAAATGAAATGTGGATAAGTAGACAATATGTACAAATTCTAAAATTgtaataaaatatgaatatttcatatttcatgTCTCCATCAGACATTGGGTTTTGCTTTTATGTTGTGAACATGTAAGCAGAATTGAATGCTTTGGCTTGATTTTAATAAATTAGTTTACAACAGATTTGAATCAGCTGCTCCTGCGTTTTCCACCATTACAAACTCTTGTGTTATTataagcatagactgtaaatataaacagtctatggttataagcgacatagtcttgcattgccagaccgtaCGACGTTGTTGACAGCAAGTAGGACTTTTGTTTTCAGAATTCTGAAGTAAGGCCGGTGTGGCCCCACCCCCCTCAAGTGACGTTAGCCTACCTAACGGCTGTTGACCATTAAATGGTTAGTCACATCAACTTTTCAAGATCTCCCAAAACATATGTATCATTAGATAGGTGCTTATATTTGAGTCAAAGAGGTTATATAATTTGTTAGGCTGTAATCTAATCAGCCTTTTCAACCTGTCGACGGTTAGCTGAAGCCATCTTCTTGTCGCCATGGAGTAGGTCGGGCAGCAGATGAAGCTACATGAACACAAGACGAAATGTAAGTCAGTTCttagtttttaaatgtttgcctGGTTTTTAGGGTTTttggcatagactgtatataagaatggaccaacagaccccgttgctctgggcggagaccagtgaaggccaatagaagcacttttctggtgatggctagggttactgcgcagcctccaactgagagagacgacgtaaatgtgccgtgaacaacgtgtctgaaagttgtaagtcttctggtagctgtgccaagagaaatcttaatcattcccaatcttgcagagacggagagcgtaggtacatgtaaggagataacataggcacaggctaattattgctaactaaaatgctagttaacattagtaattacacttaaacagctaatgtgagacgaaactgcctgcgcgcttctcctgtactatacagtaattcctctactatgcgacagtaagtcgcatggttatgacccaatcgttagcctatttttacaaaaacgtctgctacggagccataacgtgaggtacaaggtaatggagccttttatacattgtcgtgtttctttagaaataaacaatggacaaatagagtctttaaacgcttcagatgtaaagttattcgctgtcaaagtggcgccaaaatgaatggcagtcaatggaatgctaacgggaggtgatggctttgtagcattaaaatggcgccataggaggttcgcggtccgaggataGGCTTACTCCCTTGGGAGgttccatagactgtatataagaatggactaagggggtaagcttcgcctccagtgttgggagtaacgagttacaaaagtaacacaattacagtaatgtattcctttttgctgtaacgcagtaatataacgcattactaattaaatttcggtaatattataatacaatctcagtaatgcgagttacaacgcattttaacgcaacatttagtggtgcattgttttttttaagaattcactaacaccgcgacacatttcttcacaggaaaaaaaaaaaagccgtattattttcctgtcgctgtatttgatggttgagatgactgcagagacaaatacatttgcgattgccattttcaggagttattacgctgcgttgaagtgagctgtcctgtttctgttcccgtggtcagaaccagaaccagagacagtacgtacagcatgtatgtcccaacaggtgacggtacgtcagcggctgacagatataaacatgtcgggaattaatgttgaggcttgctacacgtaaatatcattgcatttttgtcagccgtggagagtaactatgcctgtagtggaatggcttcgaatgacgaccaaaagcgcttgtcttttactgtgaccatttactgttcaatatgttgcagttttacaaacaagaaagtgaacaacttgagtctgacggacatgttgcttctcagtaagctagcaagagtaggctacacaacagacaacttccgtgtagcctacttcaaaataaaagcacttcctgtgacggttcgcagtaaaactaaattactgttaaataaggttgtgtaggctaccttttcacaaatcagctgtaaatcaagtactgtaaataatgttaatagtgagttttaatcacactataattgaacatttcctttagagtgttttaacctaaacaacatgaatttcttattgaagtgctataaacaaacattttacaacaatgccgtacttttgagtattttcattttctcctacttgcctattatatgttttacttatctattttgtatagctttagttactttgcatatttatattaattatacaaaatatgaataatctatgatgtattaaagtggataaagacgagactttattgatccggtggtgaaattcacaagctagctgccaaatcaaacttcccttgttattttggtgaaagtaactcaaaagtaatgcaaaagtagtgtaacgcattacaattcagagaaagtaatattgtaatataactaattactttcaaatgacagtaactagtaatctataatgtattacattttggaagtaacttgcccaacactgtttgcctcagagctcgaatctcctatggcgccattttgatgctacaaagcgatcacccgacgttagcattccattgactgccattcattttgacgtcattttgacgtcactttgaccgcgaa of Sander lucioperca isolate FBNREF2018 chromosome 5, SLUC_FBN_1.2, whole genome shotgun sequence contains these proteins:
- the sept4b gene encoding septin 4b isoform X3, with translation MKSSVRRGKKKRLYVLVKECTVAPVAMEESDHESHSSSDEQDSCPASPNHSGDHDAEQHSSHSDDSEVENIMQDPHHQGGHGHHHYDHKHHHHHHGHEPHDADREAEGEDRPHTPSYLRPPVAGRAQSDSGSEPSLLQSRSVAFDLPCPISPTRPKSPWGRFDPYNNNEDQDKEYVGFATLPNQVHRKSVKKGFDFTLMVAGESGLGKSTLVNSLFLTDLYKDRKLLNAEERITQTVEITKHTVDIEEKGVKLKLTIVDTPGFGDAVNNTECWKSVADYIDQQFEQYFRDESGLNRKNIQDNRVHCCLYFISPFGHGLRPLDVEFMKALHEKVNIVPILAKADTLTPSEVKKKKIKIREEIEQYGIKIYQFPDCDSDEDEDFKQQDLQLKESIPFAVIGSNTVVEAKGKRVRGRLYPWGIVEVENSAHCDFVKLRNMLVRTHMQDLKDVTRETHYENYRAHCIQSMTRMVVKERNRNKLTRESGTDFPIPVGPGVADSDTEKLIREKDEEVRRAHQQPDSRHQHEHESEHNSAHHEHSDSQHNTETRSDQRDLSDEAL
- the sept4b gene encoding septin 4b isoform X5, producing MEHSSSNNRFRSTIFNHDDEIAECTVAPVAMEESDHESHSSSDEQDSCPASPNHSGDHDAEQHSSHSDDSEVENIMQDPHHQGGHGHHHYDHKHHHHHHGHEPHDADREAEGEDRPHTPSYLRPPVAGRAQSDSGSEPSLLQSRSVAFDLPCPISPTRPKSPWGRFDPYNNNEDQDKEYVGFATLPNQVHRKSVKKGFDFTLMVAGESGLGKSTLVNSLFLTDLYKDRKLLNAEERITQTVEITKHTVDIEEKGVKLKLTIVDTPGFGDAVNNTECWKSVADYIDQQFEQYFRDESGLNRKNIQDNRVHCCLYFISPFGHGLRPLDVEFMKALHEKVNIVPILAKADTLTPSEVKKKKIKIREEIEQYGIKIYQFPDCDSDEDEDFKQQDLQLKESIPFAVIGSNTVVEAKGKRVRGRLYPWGIVEVENSAHCDFVKLRNMLVRTHMQDLKDVTRETHYENYRAHCIQSMTRMVVKERNRNKLTRESGTDFPIPVGPGVADSDTEKLIREKDEELRRMQEMLERIQDQMHTQKDGY
- the sept4b gene encoding septin 4b isoform X1; translated protein: MEHSSSNNRFRSTIFNHDDEIAECTVAPVAMEESDHESHSSSDEQDSCPASPNHSGDHDAEQHSSHSDDSEVENIMQDPHHQGGHGHHHYDHKHHHHHHGHEPHDADREAEGEDRPHTPSYLRPPVAGRAQSDSGSEPSLLQSRSVAFDLPCPISPTRPKSPWGRFDPYNNNEDQDKEYVGFATLPNQVHRKSVKKGFDFTLMVAGESGLGKSTLVNSLFLTDLYKDRKLLNAEERITQTVEITKHTVDIEEKGVKLKLTIVDTPGFGDAVNNTECWKSVADYIDQQFEQYFRDESGLNRKNIQDNRVHCCLYFISPFGHGLRPLDVEFMKALHEKVNIVPILAKADTLTPSEVKKKKIKIREEIEQYGIKIYQFPDCDSDEDEDFKQQDLQLKESIPFAVIGSNTVVEAKGKRVRGRLYPWGIVEVENSAHCDFVKLRNMLVRTHMQDLKDVTRETHYENYRAHCIQSMTRMVVKERNRNKLTRESGTDFPIPVGPGVADSDTEKLIREKDEEVRRAHQQPDSRHQHEHESEHNSAHHEHSDSQHNTETRSDQRDLSDEAL
- the sept4b gene encoding septin 4b isoform X2 → MKSSVRRGKKKRLYVLVKGTTECTVAPVAMEESDHESHSSSDEQDSCPASPNHSGDHDAEQHSSHSDDSEVENIMQDPHHQGGHGHHHYDHKHHHHHHGHEPHDADREAEGEDRPHTPSYLRPPVAGRAQSDSGSEPSLLQSRSVAFDLPCPISPTRPKSPWGRFDPYNNNEDQDKEYVGFATLPNQVHRKSVKKGFDFTLMVAGESGLGKSTLVNSLFLTDLYKDRKLLNAEERITQTVEITKHTVDIEEKGVKLKLTIVDTPGFGDAVNNTECWKSVADYIDQQFEQYFRDESGLNRKNIQDNRVHCCLYFISPFGHGLRPLDVEFMKALHEKVNIVPILAKADTLTPSEVKKKKIKIREEIEQYGIKIYQFPDCDSDEDEDFKQQDLQLKESIPFAVIGSNTVVEAKGKRVRGRLYPWGIVEVENSAHCDFVKLRNMLVRTHMQDLKDVTRETHYENYRAHCIQSMTRMVVKERNRNKLTRESGTDFPIPVGPGVADSDTEKLIREKDEEVRRAHQQPDSRHQHEHESEHNSAHHEHSDSQHNTETRSDQRDLSDEAL